The region ATAGTCTTCCGAGCCCTTTTCCCTTGGGGCCCGAGTTGAGCGTTCGGGTCCACCTGCGAAAGTACTCGCTTGGAGCGAGTGGCTCGCTTCTTCGGAATCGGTGTCTCCCCTTTCAGAGGACTGCTGTCTTCAACGTTGCCCGAGATCACGCGCTGCTTCCGCAGGATACCAGTCGGAGAGAAGACCAGTTCCGTGGGTTCCACGCCCATTGATGTTTTCTCCATCAACTTCAGGATGCTCTCATCCTTTTTCTGGTTGCGTTTCCGTTTCATCTGCTCGGTGGCAGAGTCGAAAATATCCATTCCCGGCCACAGGACCCCTTTGAGTCTTGCGATCTCGTCCGCTCTCTCTTTATCCATTTCATTGTCGTTTTGGTACTCGAAGCTATCGTTGTCGTCAACGAAAGGATCGTAGATGAAGGGTGTGCTCAAAGGCTGCGTCTTTCGGTCTCCCTTTGGCCTGAAAGCGTTGGGCCAGCATGGCACAGCGAGAGTAAAGGAAGGTCCCTCGTCTCCAGAgtcgccctcgtcatctcTCTCCCGTTTATGAGATACTCGTGTCACAGCCTGGTCCTGCGGCGATGCCGTATGTGCTCGCGTATACCCTACGCAGAGACGAACAGGTTAGTTAACTGTGGGGTGGCGGGGGCAGCTTAGTAGTGACATTTACCAGTATTGGTGCTTGAGTTTATAAAAGGGTCCGAAAGACGGGGGTCAATGTAGTCTGGAAAGGCGTTGTGCGGGTTGCAAGCCTGCAGAGGCGTGGCTTTGTACCCATCGATCCTTTCCGTATGTCCAACGTTGTCTGGCACGGTATACTTCCCTTGTGACTTCTTCCTGCGTGAGTCCTTGGATGACATACGATCCGACAGGAGCTTTGCCAGATTGTTGGCTTTGTACCACTGGTTGTAGTCATCGAGTAAAGACTCGGCTTGTTGCTCTTGGTGGCTGCGTACTTGAAGCTTGAAGTAGTGAGAGAGATGGGCCTTCGAGGCGACATGCGTTAGCAAGTGTGATACATCGCTGAACTTGGGACGTTTAGGGCAGATATTGCACAACAATGCTGTTGAATCCATTGTTGGCAGGGGCCCCGTGAGGTCGAAGCCGGCGACCAAAAGCTAAGGAAGCGACAAGCGGAAGGTTGTGGCTTTCATAAGAGGGTAACAAAGCACGAGACAAGAAACCAATACAGAAAGACTAATCCTGGAGATAGAGGCACCATCGACTTTCCTAGAATGAGAGAACTTGTCGGAAAGTGATGAAACTGAGGAAAGCCATCAACTGAGTGGGC is a window of Aspergillus puulaauensis MK2 DNA, chromosome 4, nearly complete sequence DNA encoding:
- a CDS encoding uncharacterized protein (COG:S;~EggNog:ENOG410PR3X), whose translation is MDSTALLCNICPKRPKFSDVSHLLTHVASKAHLSHYFKLQVRSHQEQQAESLLDDYNQWYKANNLAKLLSDRMSSKDSRRKKSQGKYTVPDNVGHTERIDGYKATPLQACNPHNAFPDYIDPRLSDPFINSSTNTGYTRAHTASPQDQAVTRVSHKRERDDEGDSGDEGPSFTLAVPCWPNAFRPKGDRKTQPLSTPFIYDPFVDDNDSFEYQNDNEMDKERADEIARLKGVLWPGMDIFDSATEQMKRKRNQKKDESILKLMEKTSMGVEPTELVFSPTGILRKQRVISGNVEDSSPLKGETPIPKKRATRSKRVLSQVDPNAQLGPQGKRARKTIKQDRDGSVRGVYQHDLYTPQRPMVQAAGCLGGQMPVGDDMDELAMALGDHDFQQHTKFAIFRDMSVPQDFKAENQGRFLPGVTAPSQPFLLRRDIAIHNDSHSPQLAAHSPRLLEKGPRTVMDKENIEPMLNVYSRVDPLVGWQSPAIKRSDRVLSPQYLFEDVQYSGYSPFECQESPMGYSFNPLASSLMRIATEENPIYAAEPENKLKGPSATRVSSPDATISDVEDEDFDRLYLDGGS